tttacttcatatttcatacaggaagtctgaatcaggctctccttggttgtattttttaatttctgatgtattttctttactttactttatttttctgggttgtaataactttgtaatgaaAACTCGCGGGGATGACTAGTGAAAAAAggaggggtaactatgtatgcaaaaaggggtagTTAACCTGCCTGTAGgagtttctgaatttctgcatttccatgtagataacctgcctataggatattCTGAATTTCTGCATTTCCATGTAGATAACCATGTCTATAGAAATCTCTAATTTCTACACttccatatagatatcatgtctataagaatcCTGCATTCTCATATATAGAATTTCctgaatttctgcactctcatatagatatcatgtctataggaatcctgcatcctctcatatagatatcatgtcatAATTACTcgaaatctgaattctgcatatgcatatatagaaaatatgcctataggtctttctgaatATTGCATATCCACTTttcattaggcaaacatgtttataggtcttaaataacCAAATGCAATTAGCTATCATGTCCATAAAAAATAcaacacctagatatcatgtttgtaGGGTTTCGGCATTTCTCTATGTCTATAAAAGTGTTCTAAAGTCGACAaacgcatagaaatcatgcctataggagctttaatcaaATCTAAATTGCCTCACTCGCTTATGAGTCTAAAACCAACAATAATAATGCATTACCAGTTGCAGAACTTATGATCTTTTGCTAAAACTTTCCCTCCTTTAATAATTGACAActtttcttaaatcagtatgtaatCAGCTCATATCCttatttctgaaatcagtagatatcatgcctataggattttcgtctatcacttaggcaagccataaggtGAAAGCTTATAAGCTGAATCAGATTTTAtgtgctacaaccagcaggcatgcctgattcgggcttcttatctaaactatgtaataaatcagtctgcctcaaccttttaagttttaatcagaccctaaacagtacatgcaagtcatgctacattatgtgtttttttttggtttaaaggaggtctgtttgagctttttttatttgtttatatgcttcctcaaacttgctatatgtgttttgtttgtcgccttagtattttaccttttgaaactacaaataagcccaatacttCCTCCCTTTatgattagtagtcccaagtgcctccggagctgataggattggggcaggtaatagcatgcaataagtaaacgagaccattttgcgctttactaccttaacggggtgggaaaagggtagatatggatatgatgaccacgcaataacatcacatgtagcccctcactgaggagtgattactggatgttgtgtggggtgatccatattatcaataaacctaggaccccctcttcctttgttttctttgtttcttttaaattttttaaaaccatttcttttaaggaaatcaactcttttagttccttcttcttacttttgtttatttataACTATTACgtaaaaatcccctcttattgaagcctttatttgcctatgtgttatttgcacttaagtcacaacaatagtttggccgggaaccacactagtggatcctgagggtgcctaacaccttccccttgggataatttcaagcccttacccaatctctggttactcaaaacaaacccctcctagtatcctaatgcactttaatcatgaggtggcgactcttcaaatcaaacccaattcccaaaaggaatgagttgtcctcccaaatgtcataaacccgatttcgcgagaaaaagggggcgcgacagtatggcgactccgctggggatattcttttaggcttttaccatttcaagctattactgtgactttacatttcttatgtgcctttatttgtttaatacctttaagcatttaattccctcttctactgcaaaaactgacttgtctcttatttctttcccttatttcttttactgctttcctttactgcactcctttattactattttaaaattattgtaattattactttatgaacgtgcaaatacgtgacaacttgttttaattattgcataagcatgttttcaacatcatattccactcgtgccaaacaaaatgccatatcaacgcttataatgagtggttgcgctcttccaatattatcacccctaaatccgaAAAAGGCGTATTTGTTgtaaaatcagtcgatcaacggtgtagtcgacggttccgtgcctttcctccttgagttgtccgctcaagggtactagtctaaaaccccatagaaaccttactctatttaaactgtgcatgcatcatggtcaaacctagccgagttagTTGTGTTGTCcccataatgactctttaagatagccttgtccaaagtccactgggttttcccAAAACCCAAATGAACACTaacacgttctgtgcatttatttggagaactaaatgtcttatgccaattattggtatttaatagttgagtatggtgggggtaagggcctaacccttttgtcttgtagaaacatgaggcacgaagtctcCAGATTCGGCATTATCACTAAtgtccacccaaggttgctaagctggtgggaggatcttcattctagtgatcagactcttgtccggaaattcctaggaaatctaccttccctcttggaggtccaacccaacaacaaaatcatagaagctgctactctcttctgggattgtgataggtccgTGTTTCACTTCGGGGAGATTGAtatgacacccctgctagaggaaataagaggattgactggtataccatgggagactccgagtttgttaatgccggaaaatcgcaagggtagaggttttctcaaaataatGGGCCTAAaaaagaatccagacttgacatgcttgaaagagtcgtatattccctttgattatttgtacgagaggtcatagcaaatcctaccgtaTTTATCCGGATGAGTTCacccttacatcgttggggcatattcaccgaagggtctttgccttcatgttctgcttcttggggatgatagtgtttccaatgaagaaagcaaggatccacaccaggttagctatggtaaccaaaactctaatggagggaattggtgggcaaccgtTCAGCATAGTGCCCATAATCctcgcagagatataccgagccttggagaaatGTCAACAAGAAGCCCAacatttcgagggttgcaatttgctactccagctctggttcatggagcatctccaaagaggtgaataccgacaagagattcaatGAGGGGATTGGgatgatcacatagccttccatcatccaagACGAAtcaactacatgcccaacatgttcgctcAACCAGAGGATGCCAAAGGGTGGTTAGAActatttgaaaatctaactgaggatcaagtgcaatggatgttcaagtggttccctactgaggagTTTATCGTCCGATCCAGGGATGCGCCATTTCTGATACtaatcggtctgagaggaacctacTCTTATGTTCCTTTttgagttatgagacaggctggtaggaagcaggtcaTACCAAGGGTAgataagatgagtcacttccgggatGACTTCTAAGCTGATGACaatccttataagtgccaagctcagcatatgtggcattgcaagatcatcatgggaagagacacTATCGAACCAGATAGATACCATGTTGGTTGTactccatactattcaggctggctgaaggataatcacaatggtctgggtcaacccgggtttgttcgaggtcacagaatcatcgagaaagggctgaagcacaggtcaaatacaaccaactgcgcaagaggattcgagaatgtgaaagcgagcaccatgAGATTCAAgatgccaacaagcgactgggatacttggaatGAGGTTTATGAAGCtagaaaggaagtttctcaagaggatcgaggactgccagaatgctgaaggaaatgagggtggacacctggacaaagcctacctgctgctgggacttcgcgagctggtaaggctgttcgatggagccaaagatgccgagtctggggaaggtccttctgggaccaaatagatatgaatcttttctttttgctttaaaAAATGTAATGAGGCCAATGGTCACTAGTGCTACTTTacttcctgttatttagtgtcaatttgggattcgtatactttttatcaataaaatgaggcatttagcattccaagttctccaaatcaatttgttgctaggtctacctcgggcacaatgacgctcccaaattaggacacgatttatattcttgcactatgtgtttaaatatcgcaacatcttttccttataatcctcactaacttgttaccttttgttttatttttcatttttattcccctccctaaaggttagttcatgcactctagcatcgtcatcatattccacaagagcgctccacccactcctccttcTAGTCCTACCAGAagaaggaacaaaggaaagatggaagatttgaacaacaccagaaaggaaaactcaactgaacgggtagaggtcactcatggtgctcaggtctccaaagaaagtgcgtctcaactcgagcagaaactgttgaaatttcaggaggaacttgatcaggttcggaatctggcaaatttgtcattttcccttaccactccagatatcaattttccaaacgctcagaactccacgcctccacaaaaccacctcgctcctcaccaccactgcaatacttgccacacatccaacaatactccactgctcatccctgaacctttgaactccacaaatgaccatttccacacccaccataacacccctatctatgtggagaccatgccacactccacccaacccatctcaagcgcacccgagtctaatgataaagactcactcatcatgaacctggcaagggacttggcaagagcctccaaggaatcgccaagcctatcaaactgaagaaacatggtaccacctttggtcTAGGATATGAGTATgcttgggaagaattcaacaactggtcgctaCCATGGCGCGGGCCATACTACCCGCTAGAGCAGctaataccacatttggagcagactttccagccgcccgatgttatctatgggtcggaagaagaggaagcactgacatcagtgaggaatttgttcctagaagatgatgacatggattgttgtgtcatcttcaaggaggagggggaggaaggcccttccgtACAGGCcataagccgaggagcatgcctcaacaattggaccatcagaaccaccagaacccgaaaagcctcggggtagcaagcatcatgcactatcttttatttttagttgattttcctttcgcattttgaatttttgcaataagatctccaatgttcaaaacagttatgaaatttatcaaagcatttcggtttccttataaatcttactcttattattttctctctctactttatttatacaacattactattacctatcttgatgaaccaatggctgtgagatgcaatgagacaatgcaagaaacgaacatagattcagaggaataTGATATACaagaagagattgttaaaaaagtcgagaactttgagaacaagccgaagtccaacctggatgagactgagattgttaacctaggagatgcagaaaatgtcaaagaaacacgaatcaacgttcaCTTATCACCGTTAGAAAAGGAAGGGTACACAGAATTTGTAAGAGAATACGAGggcatattcgcctggtcatatgatgacatgactggtctaagcaCATCTATTGTgacccacaaactgccaactgatccgacatgtccaccggtaaagcagaagctcagaaagttcaagcctgatataagTCTGAAGATCAAAGAAAAAGTCACTAAGcatgtcaaagctaaggttctcagggtagtagaatatccgacatggttagccaatattgtgccggtgccgaagaaggatgggaaggtcagagtctgtcgGGCAGTCCGAAGGATGACtttcccttgccaaacatacacatcctgattgacaattgcgccaagcacgagttgcaatcatttgtagattgtttcgttggttatcatcagatctagatggatgaagaagatgctgagaaaacgactttcattacgtcatggggaatgtactgctacaAAATTATGCCGTTTGGGTTTAAAAATACAGggtccacctacatgagggccatgaccaccattttctacgatatgatacacaaggagatcgaagtatatggagacgatgttattatcaagtccaagaaagccactgatcacatggaagatttgaggaagtttttcaatgGACTGAGAAGgcacaacctaaaactgaatcccgcgaagtgcgcatttggggttcctaccgaaaaactacttgggttcattgtaagtcatcgaggaatagaactggatctatCAAatgtcaaagctattcaagaactgccacctccaaagaacaagaaggatgtaatgagtttcttggggagacttaacttaatcagccggttcatagcacaatctatagttatctgtgagccaatctttaagacgttgaagaaggatgccgctaccaaatggaccgatgactgccaaaaggccttcgaccgAATCAAGGAGTACATGTCAACACCACGGGTTTAGGTCCCACCCGAgtcaggtagacctctattactctacctcgcagtattggatggagtgtttggttgtgttctagggcagcatgatgaaacagggaggaaggagcaagccatctattacctcagtaagaagttcaccccgtatgaggctcggtattctctattagagcgcacttgttgtgctttgacttgggtagctcagaagttgaggcactacttctgtgcctatactacatatctcatatcaaggatggatcctttgaagtacatctttcagaagccgaTGCACACtagcaagctggccaagtggcaaatcccgttgagtgaatttgatattgtctacgtgactcagaaagcaatcaaaggacaggcactagcagatcaccttgctaaaaatctcgtggacggagaatacgaacccctgaaaacatattttcctaatgaaaaggtatcattcgtaggagaagatattgcagagtcctatgacggttggagaatatttttcgatggagcagcaaatttcaaaggagttggcataggagcggccctagtatcagaaaccagtcagcattatccagtgtctgccaaactcaggttcccctacacaaacaatatggccgagtatgaagcctgcatcctagggctcaagatgaccattgacatgaacattcaagagtttctAGTAATTAGAGATTCAGATTTGCTTATACATCacgtccgagaagaatgggcgaccaagaactccaagatactctcttatctgcatcatgtacaggagttgagaaagaggttcacaaagacagaattccagcatgttcctaggGCCCAGAATGAATTCGtcgatgcactggctaccctatcatccatgatacagcatccagacaagaatttcattgatcccattccggtaaagatccatgattagccagcttactgtgctcatgtaaaaaaaaacagacagaaagccttggtttcatgatatcaaggaatacttggcaaaaggagaatacctagaactcgcaaacgctactcagaagcgcacgcttcggaggttatccaacaattatTTTCACAGCGTAGGAATCCTGTAcatgaggactcctgatttgggattactaaggtgtgtcgacgcaaaagaagcatccaggctattagaggaaattcatggagggacctgcggtccacatatgaatggttttgtcttagcaaagaaaatactctgagttggttacttttggatgactatggaaacagactgcatccagtatgtccgaaattGCCACCGCTTCCAGATAcacgcagacatgataaaggtgcctccaaatgagcttaatgcaacaagctcaccatggtcgttcaccGCCTAggaaatggatgttatcggaccaatcgcacctgccgcatcaaacaggcacaggtttatcctagtagcaattgattatttcaccaaatgggttgaaacaacatcttacagagcagtgactaagaaagtcatggcagatttcgtccgcgaccgtatcgttTGCCGGTTCGGGATCCCGGAGTCAATTGTCAATGATAATggatccaacctcaacagtgacctgatgaaagccatgtgtgaaaccttcaagatcaaacacaagaattctacagcctacagacctcagatgaatagaGTCGTAGAAGTCGCCaaaaagaatatcaagaagatattgaggaaaatgatagagaaacataaacagtggcacgagaagttatcatttgctttattggggtaccgtaCCACAGTCcgtacatcaactggggcaaccccctatatgcttgtttatggtacagaggtagtcattcccgccgaggtggaaatgccgtccttaagaatcatacaggaagtagagctcgacgacgcagaatgggtgaaaagtcattacgagcagctagctcttatagacggaaagagaattaATGCAGcttgccacggtcagctctatcagaacagaatgtccagagccttcaacaaaagagtcaagccgagacaattcacaccggggcagctggtgttaaagaaattttttcgcatcaagatgaagccaaagggaaattctctcccaactggcagggtccgtacatggttcaccgggttctaataggaggagccctcatacttgcagaaatggatggggaAGTTTGACCAAatccgatcaattcagacgcaatcaagcgatactatgtgtaacctttatgttttccttatatgatgtaatttgaactacgcctgacctgattcccgtttaagaggggatacgtaggtagccctatgggttcggtcacaagtcaataaaattttcatttccccccgcaattggaaactggggcagaattttggagaggaccctcaaaattccgaagtgatttcagccattcaccgcaagcagccgtcagaagcagcagcccagtaaactggggcagaattttgaggaggaccctcaaaatttcggagcaagagaagttgcaatgtcttgaaccacgtcgcagtcgtcggttcatctaaagaaaactattcttaattatgtatttatgttacattttctttactaaaatcatgcatgtttatttctgaaatcgctctgtttagcaatgctaccccaatgatacgcacaGTATCACCGAAACAGAGCCGAACAGGTCAAGTAGAGCctgcggggatacgaactaacctccccttttacaaaactcacgattttttttggatgcaggcacttgagttgcaaaatcatcaaatatactatacgctcactcacaaagttcaggaatacaactcttcgAACCATTGCACTTGCTTGCAACTGTTAtccgcacacaacagtgtcctcagcaggcacaatatctccagcaatcacgataccgcaatccgctatcagctaagaaaactctattgccatttgccctttttacttcctgcataaggctaccattctgctttcTGATACTAAGTTTTGTCTCCCtatacattctctgcattgcataaggctacttttctgccttctgagactaagctctgtctccatctgcattctctgcattgcataaggctaccattctgcctttcgaggttaagctctaccttcatccGCATTTtcttgcatcgcataaggctaccattctgacttttgaggttaagctctacctccatctgcatttttcttgcattgcataaggctaccattctgccttccgagactaagctctgtctccatctgcattctctacattgcataaggctacctttctgccgtccgagactaagctctgtctccatctgcatcctctgcattgcataaggctaccattctgccttccgaggttaagctctacctccatctgcatggctgaaagattgccacctctaaatctgcatggctgaaagatcggcacctttacatttgcattggttgaaagatcgccactttatttacatttgcatggctgaaagatcaccacctttacatcttgcatggctaaaatatcgccactttatttacgtcttgcattggctgaaatatcgccactttatttacatcttgcattggctgaaagatctccaccttctgcatctcatgggctgaaatatcgccactttatttacatcttgcattggctgaaagatcgccaccttcatttaCATTTTGTATCGACTGAAAGAccgccaccttctgcatctcatgggctgaaatatcgccattttatttacatcttgcattggctgaaagatcgccaccttatttacatttgcagggctgaaagatcgccacctttacatcttgcatgactgaaatatcgccattttatttacgtcttgcatcggctgaaagatcgccacttcatttacatcttacatcagctgaaagatctccaccttctgcatctcatgggctgaaagatcgccaatctatccaaaggcatcattgttcggaggcaccattttcatagctcgAGAACGCAATGCCCTGGcgtgaggaccccttttatcttttgcatatcattattcaaaggcgtcacagttcggaggcatcattcccatagcccgagagcatcatttcatggactgtgaatcccttatcatacgcttcatggcccaggacgtcatggt
This genomic stretch from Nicotiana sylvestris chromosome 9, ASM39365v2, whole genome shotgun sequence harbors:
- the LOC138877825 gene encoding uncharacterized protein codes for the protein MAVRCNETMQETNIDSEEYDIQEEIVKKVENFENKPKSNLDETEIVNLGDAENVKETRINVHLSPLEKEGYTEFVREYEGIFAWSYDDMTGLSTSIVTHKLPTDPTCPPVKQKLRKFKPDISLKIKEKVTKHVKAKVLRVVEYPTWLANIVPVPKKDGKMDEEDAEKTTFITSWGMYCYKIMPFGFKNTGSTYMRAMTTIFYDMIHKEIEVYGDDVIIKSKKATDHMEDLRKFFNGLRRHNLKLNPAKCAFGVPTEKLLGFIVSHRGIELDLSNVKAIQELPPPKNKKDELRKRFTKTEFQHVPRAQNEFVDALATLSSMIQHPDKNFIDPIPTASSMSEIATASRYTQT